In Labilibaculum sp. DW002, one DNA window encodes the following:
- a CDS encoding glycoside hydrolase family 3 N-terminal domain-containing protein, whose translation MSRMTLEEKLAQIEGIRPNDLMIDGKLSLEKCREIIPHGIGHFCQFSSSLTMSPSELRDFVREIQHYLMTETRTKIPAIFHEEAITGFATQGATTFPQQIGMGCSWNEDQIIKNSASTRRNMRAAGATYALSPMLDLSRTAHWERIEESYGEDAYLTSALGLAFVNGLQGEDISNGVAATTKHFAGYGTQNNNSKEFHEEYLMPHEVVIKKGNVKSVMPSYGRFKGKAVVTSKEMLTTILREKLGFDGVVVSDYGAINLTYTGHKLASSSKEAAVMALNAGTDIELAKPIAFPYLPEALKEGLVSQEKIDDAVKRSLIMKARLDLLDENPAIGVDGELDFDPPANRKLAYESACQSIVLLKNNGILPLKKDVKKIALVGPNAATVHGLLGDYTYQSMISFWWGKSFDPNNPKLISLSEGLHNVLGDDVSIAHERGCDWSAPLESMIKKDGLGDSRLAKVKMLTIKDVPQPNLDNAIKISKESDVIIAVMGENIYLCGEGRERKGIRLPGEQEAFVKQLIATGKPVILVMYGGRPQVVNELEKGCAAIVQAWFPGEEGGQAIADIMIGKVNPSAKLCITYPKSEDKTEVNYKNEYTNEEPQYPFGYGLSYTNYTYSDLQLNSSTKITDDRFEIACKVKNTGEKDGTEIVQLYVSPTDENSSMKPIQLKGFQRVDLKAGEEKSIKFLVSPEQLVQYKNDQWIVVPGKYDFKLAASCTDIRLSGTINIKGDAKILKNGRSVFFSKNQ comes from the coding sequence ATGAGTCGAATGACTCTGGAGGAAAAATTAGCGCAAATAGAAGGAATTCGGCCAAATGATCTCATGATTGATGGCAAATTATCTCTTGAAAAATGCAGAGAAATCATTCCTCATGGAATAGGACATTTCTGTCAATTTTCATCTTCCTTGACCATGAGTCCATCGGAGTTAAGAGACTTTGTTCGTGAGATTCAGCATTATCTAATGACCGAAACCAGAACCAAAATTCCAGCTATTTTTCACGAGGAAGCAATCACTGGATTTGCAACTCAGGGAGCAACAACATTCCCACAGCAAATTGGCATGGGTTGTTCATGGAATGAAGATCAAATTATCAAAAATTCAGCTTCTACAAGAAGAAATATGAGAGCTGCTGGAGCAACTTATGCCCTGTCTCCTATGCTCGACCTTAGTCGCACCGCTCATTGGGAACGAATTGAAGAAAGTTATGGTGAAGATGCCTATTTGACTTCTGCATTAGGTTTGGCGTTTGTAAATGGATTGCAAGGAGAAGACATCAGTAATGGAGTTGCAGCTACAACGAAACACTTTGCAGGATATGGTACTCAAAACAATAATTCTAAGGAATTTCATGAAGAATATTTGATGCCACACGAAGTAGTAATCAAAAAAGGAAACGTAAAAAGTGTAATGCCTTCTTACGGTAGATTCAAAGGTAAAGCTGTAGTGACCAGTAAAGAAATGCTAACTACAATTTTACGAGAAAAGTTGGGATTTGACGGTGTTGTCGTGAGCGATTATGGCGCAATTAACCTTACCTATACTGGACACAAACTGGCATCTTCATCGAAGGAAGCTGCAGTTATGGCTTTAAATGCTGGTACAGATATTGAACTTGCAAAACCAATTGCTTTTCCATATTTACCTGAAGCATTGAAAGAAGGATTGGTAAGCCAAGAAAAAATTGACGATGCAGTAAAACGCTCATTAATCATGAAGGCTCGTTTGGACTTATTGGATGAAAATCCAGCAATTGGTGTTGATGGAGAGCTGGATTTTGATCCTCCTGCAAACCGTAAATTGGCTTATGAATCTGCTTGTCAGTCTATCGTTTTATTAAAGAACAATGGTATTCTACCCCTTAAAAAGGATGTGAAAAAGATTGCTTTGGTTGGACCAAATGCAGCTACAGTGCATGGTTTATTAGGTGATTACACATACCAATCTATGATTTCGTTTTGGTGGGGTAAATCTTTCGACCCTAACAATCCTAAACTAATTAGTCTTAGCGAAGGTTTACACAATGTTCTTGGAGATGATGTTAGCATTGCACATGAACGTGGCTGTGACTGGAGTGCACCTTTAGAATCAATGATCAAAAAAGATGGATTAGGCGATAGTCGTTTGGCAAAAGTAAAAATGCTAACCATTAAAGATGTACCTCAACCAAATCTTGATAATGCTATTAAAATATCTAAGGAAAGTGATGTGATTATCGCCGTAATGGGAGAAAACATTTACTTGTGCGGTGAAGGGCGTGAAAGAAAAGGAATTCGTTTACCAGGAGAACAAGAAGCTTTCGTAAAGCAATTAATTGCAACTGGAAAACCGGTAATTTTGGTTATGTACGGTGGTCGTCCGCAAGTAGTAAATGAGTTGGAAAAAGGTTGTGCTGCTATTGTTCAAGCTTGGTTCCCTGGAGAAGAAGGTGGCCAAGCAATTGCTGATATCATGATCGGTAAAGTTAACCCGTCTGCTAAATTGTGTATCACTTACCCTAAATCGGAAGACAAAACAGAGGTGAACTACAAAAATGAATACACAAATGAAGAACCTCAATATCCTTTCGGATACGGTTTGTCATATACCAATTATACTTATAGTGATTTGCAATTGAACTCTAGCACTAAAATTACAGATGATCGTTTCGAAATAGCCTGTAAAGTGAAAAATACGGGTGAAAAGGACGGTACTGAGATCGTTCAGTTGTATGTCTCTCCTACCGATGAAAATTCAAGTATGAAACCAATACAATTAAAAGGTTTTCAGCGTGTAGATTTAAAAGCAGGTGAAGAAAAATCCATAAAATTCCTTGTTTCACCTGAGCAATTGGTTCAATACAAAAATGACCAATGGATTGTAGTACCAGGAAAATATGATTTTAAGCTAGCAGCATCTTGCACTGATATCCGTTTAAGCGGAACAATTAATATAAAGGGTGATGCCAAAATTCTTAAAAATGGGCGTTCAGTATTCTTCTCGAAAAATCAATAA
- a CDS encoding arylsulfatase encodes MKIKNLFGGIAIALSIFGCEATTTLEKPNVIIVITDDQGYGDLACHGNPIIKTPNIDQLHSESVRFTNFHTGTTCTPTRGGLLTGRNSNRNGTWHTIGGCSLLNEKETTIADVFSENGYATGMVGKWHLGDMYPFRPQDRGFDMAYYHGGGGVGQTPDYWNNDYFDDTYFRNGTPEKAEGYCTDVWFNEAGKFVKENKDKPFFLYVSLNAPHSPFNVPEKYYDLYENANLKPTQKRFYGMITELDEQLGKFRKKLEEQGVSKNTILIFMTDNGTAAGYYYDKKTGEYTGYNAGMRGTKGSHYDGGHRVPCFISWPDAMPEEGRDINSLTAHVDLLPTLVDLCDLEHTYLSEMDGKSVKGMILDKPTETDFDKRMLVTDTQRIQWPKKGRNSCVMTTRWRLIDGDKLYDINDDPGQKVNVANAYPDVVVEMNAFYDNWWTSTEKDFEYSVIKIGSDNENPMHLTCHDMHSEQNIPWNQNMIRNGISFDEGIFVTEVMQQGKYKFTISRYPQESGLAIDASVEGEKATDYTEWIALGKSLDLKDPVIRINGKKYSCALTDDNASAEVVVELSAGKMEFDGGFTNKDNKHEMAYYFVVERL; translated from the coding sequence ATGAAAATTAAAAATTTATTTGGGGGAATTGCTATAGCACTTTCCATTTTTGGGTGCGAGGCAACGACTACTCTTGAAAAGCCTAATGTTATTATAGTGATTACTGATGATCAAGGGTATGGGGATCTTGCTTGTCATGGAAATCCGATTATTAAGACTCCAAATATTGATCAATTGCATTCAGAAAGTGTGCGTTTTACAAACTTTCATACTGGAACAACTTGTACTCCTACGCGTGGAGGTTTGCTAACTGGACGTAATTCCAATCGGAATGGAACCTGGCATACCATTGGAGGTTGTTCTTTACTGAACGAAAAGGAAACGACGATTGCTGATGTGTTTTCTGAGAATGGATATGCAACAGGAATGGTTGGGAAATGGCATTTAGGAGATATGTATCCGTTTCGCCCGCAAGATAGAGGCTTTGATATGGCTTACTATCACGGTGGTGGTGGTGTAGGGCAAACACCAGATTATTGGAACAATGATTATTTCGACGATACCTATTTTAGAAATGGAACTCCAGAGAAAGCTGAAGGATATTGTACTGATGTTTGGTTTAATGAAGCAGGTAAGTTTGTTAAAGAAAATAAAGACAAACCATTTTTCCTTTATGTGTCGTTAAATGCACCACACAGTCCTTTTAATGTGCCTGAGAAGTATTACGATTTGTATGAAAATGCAAATCTTAAACCAACACAAAAGCGTTTTTATGGTATGATTACTGAGTTGGACGAGCAGTTGGGAAAATTCAGAAAAAAATTAGAAGAACAAGGAGTGTCTAAAAATACAATCTTGATTTTTATGACTGATAATGGAACTGCTGCTGGTTACTATTACGATAAAAAAACAGGTGAATATACAGGTTATAATGCAGGTATGAGAGGAACTAAGGGCAGTCATTATGATGGTGGACATAGAGTGCCATGCTTTATTAGCTGGCCTGATGCAATGCCAGAAGAAGGACGAGATATTAATTCTTTAACTGCTCATGTTGATTTATTGCCAACATTAGTTGATTTATGCGATTTGGAACATACCTATCTATCGGAAATGGATGGAAAATCTGTAAAAGGTATGATTTTGGATAAGCCTACTGAAACAGATTTTGATAAAAGAATGTTGGTGACAGATACGCAACGAATTCAATGGCCTAAAAAAGGTAGAAACTCTTGTGTGATGACAACTCGTTGGCGTTTGATTGATGGAGATAAATTGTACGATATTAATGATGATCCAGGACAGAAAGTGAATGTTGCGAATGCCTACCCTGATGTTGTTGTTGAAATGAATGCATTCTACGATAATTGGTGGACAAGTACCGAAAAAGATTTTGAGTATTCGGTTATTAAAATAGGTTCGGATAATGAGAACCCGATGCATCTAACTTGTCACGATATGCATAGCGAACAAAATATTCCTTGGAATCAGAACATGATTCGCAATGGTATATCCTTTGATGAAGGAATTTTTGTAACGGAAGTTATGCAGCAAGGGAAGTATAAATTTACAATTTCCCGTTATCCACAAGAAAGTGGATTGGCTATTGATGCTTCAGTTGAAGGAGAGAAAGCTACAGATTATACAGAATGGATTGCACTGGGTAAATCACTTGATTTGAAAGATCCGGTAATTCGAATTAATGGTAAGAAATACTCGTGTGCATTAACTGATGATAATGCATCAGCAGAAGTTGTAGTTGAACTGTCGGCAGGAAAAATGGAGTTTGACGGTGGTTTTACCAACAAGGATAATAAACATGAAATGGCTTATTATTTTGTTGTTGAGCGGTTATAG
- a CDS encoding family 16 glycosylhydrolase, producing the protein MKKVVLLLLLCCSIGLQLMADPPIPPKGFRWVLNQEFSDEFNGSELDQKKWNNYFPGWEGRQPAMFNPEAVFVKNGNLEIKSGILKKAYKGYKYYGGAVTSKSKKAHFGYYECKAKASKIQMSTTFWMSNDKVAFEPTDYRGDSYSQELDIQECVGGGTTDERFRMGMNSNTHFRYVEKRGEREKFISKGLQTKVKSEVSEEYHIYGAWWKNANEVLFYADNEFSDTVKVRTDVSEKPFDRPMQINMVTETYDWQPITNVNDLEDESINTARYDWIRSYKLVPISQVSGAVGDLFTENVTVSTLVKEETLLINCIVKSNSQRKLYIKVKDKDGNLVKEIVKDVYPGFGQDEIKLQCDGKFCTSKQYFVEANF; encoded by the coding sequence ATGAAGAAAGTTGTATTATTGTTATTATTGTGTTGTTCCATTGGACTACAATTAATGGCAGATCCACCGATTCCACCAAAGGGATTTAGATGGGTTCTCAATCAAGAATTCTCTGATGAATTTAATGGATCCGAATTGGATCAAAAGAAATGGAACAATTACTTCCCAGGTTGGGAGGGAAGACAGCCGGCAATGTTTAATCCAGAGGCTGTATTTGTGAAAAATGGAAACTTGGAAATTAAAAGTGGCATTTTAAAGAAGGCATATAAGGGTTATAAGTACTATGGTGGTGCCGTTACATCAAAATCTAAAAAGGCTCATTTTGGTTACTATGAATGCAAAGCAAAGGCATCAAAAATTCAGATGTCTACAACATTCTGGATGTCGAACGACAAAGTGGCATTTGAACCAACCGATTATCGAGGAGATTCATACAGTCAGGAATTGGATATTCAGGAATGCGTTGGTGGTGGAACTACTGATGAGAGATTTAGAATGGGCATGAATTCCAATACTCATTTTCGATATGTAGAAAAAAGAGGGGAAAGAGAAAAGTTTATCTCTAAAGGTTTACAAACAAAGGTTAAATCAGAAGTTTCGGAAGAATATCATATTTATGGTGCCTGGTGGAAAAATGCTAATGAGGTTTTATTTTATGCAGATAATGAATTTTCTGATACTGTAAAAGTTAGAACCGATGTTTCAGAAAAACCTTTTGATCGTCCTATGCAAATAAATATGGTAACCGAGACTTACGATTGGCAACCAATTACAAATGTTAATGATTTGGAAGATGAATCGATTAATACCGCACGTTACGATTGGATCAGATCCTATAAATTAGTTCCAATATCACAGGTTTCAGGTGCAGTTGGTGATCTCTTTACTGAAAATGTAACTGTAAGCACTCTTGTTAAAGAAGAGACTTTACTAATCAATTGCATCGTGAAATCTAATAGTCAGAGAAAACTATATATTAAAGTTAAAGATAAGGATGGAAATTTGGTGAAGGAGATCGTAAAGGATGTTTATCCTGGATTTGGACAGGATGAAATTAAATTGCAATGTGACGGTAAATTTTGCACATCCAAACAATATTTTGTTGAGGCGAATTTTTAG
- a CDS encoding glycoside hydrolase family 2 TIM barrel-domain containing protein: protein MKKLFFLIMMCSLLANSQAQKPINDWENPTVYSVNKMPARATSYSFKNVKDALGGNRENSEILFLNGKWKFNYSKEVENRPVNFADRKFDSSKWDEIDVPSNWELKGYGNPVYVNSNFKVNLNPPHYPWANEVGSYITNFEWNPNWNDQQVILHFGGVTSAFYVWVNGQKVGYSEDSCLPAEFDITEFLNEGKNTLAVEVYRWTSGSFLEDQDHWRLSGIHREVMILTQPKIAINDFFVRTKFDSNLDDALLQIRPRLTSIDKVNFNDLKIEANLFDANGNKVMKQIELNANKIANEYYPQRDNVYFGLLEQNIESPRKWSAEDPYLYTLVLSLKDKNGNQIDHRSQKVGFRDVTIDGNVMLINGKKVKLYGVNRHDHDQTGGKVISRAAMEKDVQLLKQYNFNAVRTSHYPNDPYFYELCDKYGIYVMDEANLETHAVRGLLSNQPTWAGAYVDRAIRMVERDKNHASIISWSLGNESGSGPNHAAMAAWIKDYDPTRFLHYEGAQGDQNHEHYKKVFSDEWRNWENINYANPTDPAYVDVISRMYPSLEQFQNLANSPYIHRPIMPCEYAHAMGNSLGNMMEYWDLIHKYDNLMGAFIWDWIDQGILRHDENGKPYYAVGGDYGDTINAGNFCLNGIIASDRTPKPEIEECKYVYQPVTFKAVNLDQGLIRIRNRQWFSNTSDKLFKWELYQDGKKLQEGNLPMQIINPEASKEIRIPFKTPKVIPGAEYWLRVSMNSTKANLWADKGFEIAKQQFKLPIGIEKKDSRKQNFPEISEKRENGIIVLSNKNFNLKISEKDGYIQQLISNGNTLIDGAMTPNFWRPKTDNDERGWKPELQSAFWKTAVQNLKLESFDVVKNQEGSVSFTAVLKIEDKLNLKLNYTVTGDGSVKVDYSLNADKSLPKLLRVGMSTKVPVNLSKMSYYGKGPWENYSDRAEAAEVNVYKGNVADFVFEYAQPQECSNRTDVRWLQLENKNGAGLRFEGAQALSTSVWPWTAESLEQARHTNELKKENFYTVNIDLLQTGVGGCDTWSPKAEPIEKYRLYSGEYQYSFTISSEK, encoded by the coding sequence ATGAAGAAGTTATTCTTTTTAATAATGATGTGTAGCTTGCTTGCTAATTCACAAGCTCAAAAACCAATTAACGACTGGGAAAATCCTACTGTTTATAGCGTTAATAAAATGCCTGCCCGAGCAACTAGTTATTCTTTCAAAAATGTGAAAGATGCTCTTGGAGGTAATCGTGAAAATTCTGAAATACTATTTCTAAATGGAAAATGGAAATTCAATTACTCTAAAGAAGTTGAAAATAGACCAGTAAATTTTGCCGATAGAAAATTTGATAGCTCCAAATGGGATGAAATAGATGTTCCATCAAATTGGGAATTGAAAGGATATGGCAATCCTGTTTATGTGAATTCCAATTTTAAAGTAAATCTAAATCCGCCACACTATCCTTGGGCAAATGAAGTTGGATCATACATTACAAATTTTGAATGGAATCCTAATTGGAATGATCAGCAAGTCATCCTGCATTTTGGTGGTGTAACATCGGCTTTTTATGTATGGGTTAATGGCCAAAAAGTTGGATATAGTGAAGACAGTTGTTTGCCTGCTGAATTTGATATTACCGAATTTCTAAATGAAGGAAAAAATACTCTTGCTGTTGAAGTTTACAGATGGACAAGCGGTAGTTTTCTTGAAGATCAAGACCATTGGCGTTTAAGTGGTATTCACCGAGAGGTAATGATTCTTACACAGCCCAAAATTGCTATTAACGACTTTTTCGTTCGAACTAAATTTGACTCTAATCTCGATGATGCACTATTACAAATTAGACCTCGATTGACATCAATTGACAAGGTGAATTTTAATGATCTTAAGATTGAAGCCAATTTATTTGATGCCAATGGAAATAAGGTGATGAAACAAATTGAGCTAAACGCTAACAAGATTGCGAATGAATATTATCCTCAAAGAGATAATGTGTATTTCGGATTATTAGAACAAAATATTGAAAGTCCACGCAAATGGTCAGCAGAAGATCCATACCTGTATACTTTGGTATTAAGTTTAAAAGATAAGAATGGCAACCAAATTGATCATCGTTCTCAAAAAGTAGGTTTTAGAGATGTTACGATTGATGGTAATGTTATGCTGATCAATGGTAAAAAAGTAAAACTTTACGGAGTTAACCGTCACGATCATGATCAAACAGGCGGAAAAGTAATTTCTCGCGCAGCAATGGAAAAGGATGTACAACTGCTAAAACAATATAATTTTAATGCTGTTCGAACCTCACATTATCCTAACGATCCGTATTTCTATGAATTATGCGACAAATACGGTATTTATGTGATGGACGAAGCCAATTTGGAAACTCACGCCGTAAGAGGTTTACTCTCGAACCAGCCAACTTGGGCAGGAGCTTATGTTGACAGAGCCATTCGTATGGTTGAAAGAGATAAAAACCATGCTAGTATCATTTCATGGTCCCTCGGAAATGAATCCGGATCAGGTCCAAATCATGCCGCTATGGCTGCTTGGATTAAAGACTATGATCCTACAAGATTTTTACATTACGAAGGTGCTCAAGGTGATCAGAATCATGAACATTACAAAAAAGTATTTTCTGACGAATGGCGTAATTGGGAAAATATTAATTATGCAAACCCAACAGATCCAGCCTATGTTGATGTAATCAGCAGAATGTATCCAAGCTTGGAACAGTTTCAGAATTTGGCCAATAGCCCATACATCCATCGTCCAATAATGCCATGTGAATATGCACATGCAATGGGAAATTCACTAGGAAACATGATGGAATACTGGGATTTGATTCATAAATATGACAACCTAATGGGTGCTTTTATCTGGGATTGGATTGATCAAGGAATTTTAAGGCATGATGAAAATGGTAAGCCATACTATGCTGTTGGTGGTGATTACGGTGATACGATTAATGCAGGAAATTTCTGTTTGAATGGTATTATTGCTTCCGATAGAACGCCAAAACCTGAAATTGAAGAATGCAAATATGTGTACCAACCAGTAACTTTTAAAGCGGTTAACTTAGACCAAGGTTTAATTAGAATACGTAATCGTCAATGGTTTTCCAATACTTCCGATAAATTATTCAAATGGGAATTGTATCAGGATGGAAAAAAACTACAGGAAGGTAATTTGCCAATGCAAATAATTAATCCAGAAGCTTCAAAGGAGATTCGCATTCCATTCAAAACACCTAAGGTAATTCCAGGTGCCGAATACTGGCTTCGGGTGAGCATGAATAGCACAAAAGCCAATCTGTGGGCTGATAAAGGATTTGAAATTGCTAAGCAACAATTCAAACTTCCAATTGGTATTGAAAAGAAAGATTCCCGAAAACAAAATTTTCCTGAAATATCAGAAAAAAGAGAGAACGGAATAATTGTTCTTTCCAACAAGAATTTCAACTTGAAAATTTCAGAAAAAGACGGATATATCCAACAATTAATTTCAAACGGGAATACACTTATTGATGGAGCAATGACACCAAATTTTTGGCGTCCAAAAACAGATAACGACGAACGAGGATGGAAACCTGAGTTACAATCTGCATTTTGGAAAACAGCTGTTCAAAACCTAAAATTAGAATCTTTCGATGTAGTTAAAAATCAAGAAGGCTCTGTTAGCTTTACTGCTGTGCTAAAAATTGAAGACAAACTTAATTTGAAGCTAAACTATACTGTTACTGGTGATGGATCTGTAAAAGTAGATTACAGTTTAAATGCAGACAAATCTCTTCCTAAACTATTAAGAGTTGGGATGAGTACAAAAGTACCTGTAAACTTGTCTAAAATGAGTTATTACGGAAAAGGGCCATGGGAAAACTACAGTGATCGTGCCGAAGCTGCAGAAGTGAATGTTTACAAAGGAAATGTTGCTGATTTTGTGTTTGAATATGCTCAACCACAGGAATGCAGTAACAGAACTGATGTTAGATGGTTGCAGCTTGAGAATAAAAACGGAGCAGGTTTACGATTCGAGGGAGCACAAGCATTAAGTACTTCTGTTTGGCCATGGACAGCCGAATCCTTAGAACAAGCAAGACATACCAACGAATTGAAGAAAGAGAATTTCTACACTGTTAATATTGATTTGCTTCAAACTGGAGTTGGTGGTTGTGATACATGGTCACCAAAAGCTGAACCTATTGAAAAGTACAGGCTATATTCCGGTGAATATCAATATTCATTTACAATTTCTTCAGAAAAGTAA
- a CDS encoding RagB/SusD family nutrient uptake outer membrane protein, translating to MKKYIYKCLVGLMMLFSLSSCDDYLTEVNPNEVTTGSFWKTLNDCEIGLVGTYNQFSDGNIMLLSDETNRSDLSFPGYGRPSPPTPNPAYLQIFNSGYNGVNKKWDALYKGIFRANQVIEGLEGIKSGMDTTEEDEQWKRIMAQARFFRGLFHFYLHNSYNKGSVIIYDFVPKSEEDFYQTLSSAEDVKAFYTADLEYALEHLPATLSGYAADGNTNLKNFKGRIIKGAAAAVLGKSYLYAGDYSTAAVYFKAIIDSGVYALADVSENSTTNGEFNSESILEVSYDANYKPEYDQYSPFGTTNNNANLIAAPQTGGWRGIYPSCWLIMTYRQDSIDINDPRNLVTEEDGSTRYRKFSLRTSHSIAVADDEDLLYYQRRPSVVSYFNNGETAYWRKNTNWDITDHEKNLAPPGRSGINYRVIRLADVYLMYAECLIEGGSNEAGVTEALMYINRVRQRAALQLLGATPAPEFAAADYDKKSYMSTDVMNHLMYVERPLELSAEGHAIRHLDLRRWGLKKQRLDELAAKTFYIGNYKTVDEKGKDISRDILFDVKSDAEATLDDPVKYPPKELFGFQQSAINYIENLHSYWPIPNSETTANPNVN from the coding sequence ATGAAGAAATATATTTATAAATGTTTAGTAGGCTTAATGATGTTATTTTCATTAAGTAGCTGCGACGATTATCTTACGGAAGTTAATCCAAACGAAGTTACCACAGGTAGTTTCTGGAAAACTTTAAATGATTGTGAAATTGGTTTAGTTGGAACGTACAATCAATTTTCTGATGGTAATATTATGCTATTATCAGATGAGACCAATAGAAGTGATTTATCCTTCCCAGGTTATGGGCGTCCTTCGCCTCCAACCCCTAATCCAGCTTATTTGCAAATTTTTAATTCTGGTTATAATGGAGTTAATAAAAAATGGGATGCCTTGTACAAAGGGATTTTCAGAGCAAATCAGGTGATTGAAGGTTTAGAAGGTATTAAATCAGGAATGGATACCACAGAAGAAGACGAACAATGGAAGCGTATTATGGCGCAGGCTCGTTTTTTTAGAGGATTATTCCATTTTTATCTTCATAATTCTTATAATAAGGGAAGCGTAATTATTTATGATTTTGTTCCTAAATCAGAAGAGGATTTTTACCAAACGTTAAGCTCTGCAGAAGATGTGAAAGCATTTTATACTGCTGATTTGGAATATGCGTTAGAGCATTTACCAGCAACACTAAGTGGTTATGCGGCTGATGGCAATACAAATCTTAAGAATTTTAAAGGTAGAATTATTAAAGGGGCTGCGGCGGCTGTTCTAGGTAAGTCTTACTTGTATGCCGGTGATTACTCAACTGCTGCTGTTTATTTTAAAGCTATTATTGATAGTGGAGTATATGCTTTGGCTGATGTTAGTGAAAACTCTACAACCAATGGTGAGTTTAATTCAGAGTCTATTTTAGAAGTTTCTTACGACGCTAATTACAAGCCAGAGTACGATCAATATTCACCTTTTGGAACGACTAATAATAATGCCAATTTAATTGCTGCTCCTCAAACTGGAGGATGGAGAGGTATTTATCCAAGTTGTTGGTTAATAATGACCTATAGACAAGATTCTATTGATATTAATGACCCACGTAATTTAGTGACGGAAGAGGACGGAAGTACTCGTTATAGAAAGTTTTCTCTTCGTACATCTCATTCTATAGCAGTAGCTGATGATGAAGATTTGTTGTATTATCAAAGAAGACCTTCTGTTGTATCTTATTTTAACAATGGAGAAACAGCTTACTGGAGAAAGAATACCAATTGGGATATTACGGATCATGAGAAGAACCTAGCCCCTCCGGGACGTTCAGGGATTAACTATCGCGTAATTCGTCTAGCAGATGTATATCTTATGTATGCTGAGTGTTTAATTGAAGGTGGTAGCAATGAAGCTGGTGTTACCGAAGCTTTAATGTATATTAATAGAGTTAGACAAAGAGCAGCATTACAATTGTTAGGAGCAACACCTGCACCAGAATTTGCAGCTGCAGATTATGACAAAAAATCGTATATGTCTACTGATGTAATGAATCATTTAATGTATGTAGAGCGTCCACTTGAATTAAGTGCAGAGGGACATGCTATTCGTCATTTAGATTTAAGAAGATGGGGATTGAAAAAGCAAAGGTTAGACGAGTTAGCTGCTAAAACATTCTATATTGGGAATTATAAAACAGTGGATGAAAAAGGGAAAGACATTAGCAGAGATATCTTATTTGATGTTAAAAGTGATGCAGAGGCGACTTTAGATGATCCTGTAAAATATCCACCAAAAGAGTTATTTGGTTTTCAACAATCTGCTATAAATTATATTGAAAACTTGCATAGCTATTGGCCAATACCAAATAGTGAAACTACAGCTAATCCTAATGTAAACTAA